DNA from Paraburkholderia sp. ZP32-5:
GGTGACTCGGCGGCTGCGGCGGTCGGCGCGATACCCGCCGCGCCGTGTGATTGCGCGAACGCGCCCGGCGGCACCGCGAGCGCGATCGACAACAACGCAACGAGAAACCGTTTTGGATGCATTGCGAGGCCGGTCTGACGAAGTCGAAAAGCAATGCCCACCGCCCGGACTAAGATAGCGGGCATAAGGCAGCGCGCAACGAACACGCAGCAAAACACAGCGCAATTGTAATCAGTCGCGGCGGCAATCCAGTGGCCGCGGCGCGCCTATCGCACTGCTATGATAGGCGCCCTCTGAAGGAGCCAATATGCCTGAACTCACCCATTTCGATGCCGCCGGCCAGGCGCATATGGTGGACGTCGGCGGCAAGCAGGAGACGAAGCGCATCGCGATTGCGCGCGGCTCGATTCGCATGCTGCCCGAAACGTTCGCGCTGATCCGCGACGGCAACGCCAAAAAAGGCGACGTGATCGGCATCGCGCGCATCGCGGCGATCCAGGCGTCCAAGCGCACCGCCGATCTGATTCCGCTGTGCCATCCGCTCGCGCTGACGCGCGTGAAGGCCGACTTCGAACTCGACGACACGCTACCCGGCGTGCATTGCACGGTCCAGGTAGAGACGCTTGGCAGAACCGGCGTGGAGATGGAGGCGCTGACCGCGGTGCAGGTCGGGTTGCTGACGGTGTACGACATGTGTAAGGCGGTCGATCGTGGGATGACTATCACCGATGTTCGCGTGCTGGAAAAGCACGGTGGGAAATCGGGAGATTGGGTCGCGCAGGGTTAAGCGCGGCTTTATCGGCGTCGATTATCGGCGTCGACTTCCCGGCCTCGATTTCCAGACTCAGCATTATCAGGACATGCAGATGACGATCGACGCACTGCTCAAACAGCTACTCGCGTTTCGCGACGCCCGCGACTGGGAGCAATTTCACACGCTTCGCAATCTGATCGTCTCCACCAGCATCGAGGCGGGGGAGCTGCTGGAAACGGTGCAGTGGAAGAGCGACGCGGACATCGAAGCGCTGTTGCGCGATCCAGCGCAAATGAAGAACCTGAAGCACGAATGCGCGGATGTGCTGATGTACCTGCTATTGGTTGCCCATACCGCGGGATTCGATCTCGTCGACGCGGCAGCGGAAAAGCTCAAGCTCAACGAAACGCGCTATCCGGTGGACAAGGCCAGGGGAAAGGCGACGAAGTATTCCAGGCTTTGATGCGGAACCGCTTGGGCAGCGAATGCAACGCATCGCATTGCTGTTCGAACGTGCATCGACCCTGCGCCGGACGATCGCTACGCTCTAACCGCCCGGGCAAGCAGGCTGCACGGCGCGCTCAATCGTCGTCACTATCGTCATCGTCCTGCTGATTCGCGTCGGCCGGCGGCGTGCCATAGCGCTTGACCAGTTGCTCCTTGAACCCGCCGAGCGATTTCTGCTCATCGACCAGCTGGTACAGATAGCCCAGCTGCGCAGGCCAGTCCTTTAGCTCCTGAGCAAAAATCCGCAAACGCTCGACCGTATCGAGCGCCGCCGCGGTGTCGCCGCTCAGCGCCTGCAGCACCGCATATCGGCGCAGCACCGTCTCACCCGGCAAGAGCGCGATCGCCTCGCGGTGCATCGCGAGCTTGCGTTGCAGGTTCATCGGATTCATCGGCTGCAGCGTCGCCATGCCGTACTCGCCCCACGCACCGAACAGGAAGGACGGATCCGCGCCGTATTGCTCGGCCGGCTTCGCGCCGTAGTACAGCACCTCTGCGCGCGCATAGTCGCGGTACACCGGATACAGCGCGGCGAGCCCGCCGAACACCACCACCGCGAACCCGCCGAACGACACGCCCGCAGGCACGGCGCGCAGCGGCCGCGTATCGAGCAGGCCGAACACGAACATCGCCGGCAGCAGGAAGAACATGTACTGCTGCGGATACTCGACCAGCGCATGCATCGTCAGCACGCCGATCAGCGCGACCCCGAACACGCGCGTGGCGCTCTGCGG
Protein-coding regions in this window:
- the moaC gene encoding cyclic pyranopterin monophosphate synthase MoaC — its product is MPELTHFDAAGQAHMVDVGGKQETKRIAIARGSIRMLPETFALIRDGNAKKGDVIGIARIAAIQASKRTADLIPLCHPLALTRVKADFELDDTLPGVHCTVQVETLGRTGVEMEALTAVQVGLLTVYDMCKAVDRGMTITDVRVLEKHGGKSGDWVAQG
- a CDS encoding nucleotide pyrophosphohydrolase; protein product: MTIDALLKQLLAFRDARDWEQFHTLRNLIVSTSIEAGELLETVQWKSDADIEALLRDPAQMKNLKHECADVLMYLLLVAHTAGFDLVDAAAEKLKLNETRYPVDKARGKATKYSRL